The following proteins are encoded in a genomic region of Candida albicans SC5314 chromosome 4, complete sequence:
- a CDS encoding uncharacterized protein (Putative protein with a predicted role in 60S ribosomal subunit biogenesis; Hap43p-induced gene; ortholog of S. cerevisiae MAK11): MSKEESKVIKSALKGSDSTTTITTSSSSSSSSSSSSIQFRIFVGSYEHNLLCLSVILDPSNIKDPIFQPIFHFQAHSLSIKSMDLAKRYLVTGSNDEHIRIYDLQKRKELGTLLSHNGTITSLKFSTEVSTENPQNEDISSRGSSTSSSSTSGYSQKTGKWLLSGSEDGKIIIWRTKDWETFGILKGHTGKINDLAIHPSGRVAISVSQDQTIRLWNLMTAKKAAILKIKGKDHLGQSGDFVKWSPDSKGSFFLIGMLNQILIYKTSTAKIIKKIKISPTLMCMEILKFNNKNWLVVGLSNGVIEFYDFNEKVLAGINEETTTTTTTTTSDVDDEEKEEDKVWDSKPEQLIADFTLRGHTNRIKGISFIQDNSETHDIPYLVSVSSDGRIVIWNLLLKDQIAVYDTGERLNCVVTSPEGIEKSDTMKRRFTSLSQITGKGEIDNNDIPSESEYETDGEEIKNIMQGEKNKKGKKSKKNNIKKKRKVSVTLE, translated from the coding sequence ATGTCTAAAGAAGAATCCAAAGTTATTAAATCTGCATTAAAAGGAAGTGAttccacaacaacaattaccactagttcttcttcttcttcttcttcttcatcatcatcaattcaatttagaaTATTTGTTGGATCTTATGAACATAATTTATTATGTTTATCAGTAATATTAGATCCATCAAACATTAAAGACCCAATTTTCCAACCAATTTTCCATTTCCAAGCTCATTCATTATCTATAAAATCAATGGATTTAGCTAAAAGATATTTAGTTACTGGATCAAATGATGAACATATTAGAATTTatgatttacaaaaaagaaaagaattagGAACTTTATTGAGTCATAATGGGACTATTACtagtttgaaattttccaCTGAAGTCTCCACAGAAAATCCTCAAAATGAAGACATTAGCAGTCGTGGTAGTAGCACTTCCAGTAGCAGTACTTCCGGTTATTCACAAAAAACGGGGAAATGGTTATTATCAGGATCTGAAGATGggaaaattataatttggaGAACTAAAGATTGGGAAACTTTTGGTATCTTAAAAGGTCATACGGgtaaaattaatgatttagcCATTCATCCAAGTGGTAGAGTTGCTATACTGGTTTCACAAGATCAAACTATTAGATTATGGAATTTAATGACCGCTAAAAAAGCTGccattttaaaaataaaggGGAAAGATCATTTAGGTCAACTGGGAGATTTTGTTAAATGGTCACCAGATTCTAAAggatcattttttttaattggaatgttaaatcaaatattaatttataaaactTCAACGGctaaaattattaaaaaaattaaaatatcaCCAACTTTAATGTGTATGgagattttaaaatttaataataaaaattggttAGTTGTCGGGTTAAGTAATGGtgttattgaattttatgattttaatgaaaaagtaTTAGCGGGGATAAATGAAGaaaccaccacaacaactactactactacatctgatgttgatgatgaagaaaaagaagaagataaagtGTGGGATTCTAAACCTGAACAATTGATAGCTGATTTTACATTAAGAGGTCATACTAATCGTATTAAAGGAATATCATTTATTCAAGATAATTCAGAAACTCATGATATACCATATTTAGTATCAGTTTCATCTGATGGAAGAATTGTTATTTggaatttattattaaaagatcAAATTGCTGTTTATGATACTGGTGAAAGATTAAATTGTGTGGTTACAAGTCCTGAAGGTATTGAAAAACTGGATACTAtgaaaagaagatttaCTTCATTAAGTCAAATCACTGGAAAGggagaaattgataataatgatatcCCTAGTGAATCTGAATATGAAACTGATggtgaagaaattaaaaatataatgcaaggtgaaaagaataaaaagggtaagaaatcaaaaaagaataatattaaaaagaaaagaaaagttaGTGTAACAttagaataa
- a CDS encoding uncharacterized protein (Ortholog(s) have mitochondrion localization), giving the protein MLKSSRILLNRSSSSSSLYLNRRLSTLLTTKPIEKLTIEDLSHPSINQQDEIGRLKLIESIQNTSTLSTQNRNELLEFLIPNFSIYFKLPQHTIKQEVLHRLIQLNPGRVHSTFDLYNNHRNEIQDYMIQDVLKRLIHGEKNATIAREDGDDESESIDLNNIIQIVNDYQHLQFDQLLIELFYKLIDNNSNELIVELINSGVLNGEMILKEMVGQVNIKTSSITTKFAFITIFNRLFNNNPQSMDHQVYTIALNLLNFDDSHKELAVSLTSNEILQYVTESKLDEIPEAINLRQTLLEIYGIKQQDNDKALKKYFYYETHVKSNIEQIRFIMVKIFSYLAIKQNKEIWNQVAQSMVNPELTVKTLQLLIIGKSFFNIDSGLSMYNDYIQNVSSQINPETKKSSKGLLTESIILGFLINNDREFASLIFDKAIENQIIKDELEISQIKKIFKIYSDCFIDNEIWENHAQLKMIDVALKYIENIDSIKY; this is encoded by the coding sequence ATGCTTAAAAGTTCTAGAATACTTCTAAACagatcatcatcatcatcatcattatacCTAAACAGAAGACTTTCTACATTATTAACCACTAAACCGATTGAGAAATTAACTATTGAAGATTTATCACAtccatcaatcaatcaacaagatgaaattggtcgattaaaattaattgaatcaatacAAAACACATCAACTTTATCAACCCAAAATCGTAATGaattattggaatttttAATCCccaatttttctatttatttcaaattaccCCAACATACTATTAAACAAGAAGTTTTACATCgattaattcaattaaatccTGGTAGAGTTCATAGtacttttgatttatataataatcatcGTAATGAAATTCAAGATTATATGATTCAAGATGTTTTGAAAAGGTTAATTCATGGAGAGAAGAATGCTACTATTGCTCGAGAAGATGGCGATGATGAAAGTGAAagtattgatttgaataatattattcaaattgttaatgattatcaacatttacaatttgatcaattattaattgaattattttataaattgattgataacaatagtaatgaattgattgttgaattaataaattctgGAGTATTAAATGGTGAAATGATATTAAAGGAAATGGTGGGGCAAGTCAATATTAAGACAAGTTCTATTACTACTAAATTTGCATTTATTACTATATTCAATCGATTGTTCAATAACAATCCACAATCTATGGACCACCAAGTTTATACTATTGCcttgaatttattaaattttgatgattcCCACAAAGAGTTAGCAGTGTCATTAACAAGTAATGAAATATTACAATATGTTACAGAATCAAAACTCGATGAAATTCCTGAAGCCATAAATTTAAGACAAACATTATTAGAAATTTATGGTattaaacaacaagataatgataaagctttgaagaaatatttttattatgaAACTCATGTTAAATCCaatattgaacaaattcGTTTCATAATGGTTAAAATATTTAGTTATTTAGCcataaaacaaaacaaagaaatttgGAATCAAGTGGCTCAACTGATGGTTAATCCCGAATTAACGGTTAAAACattacaattattaattattggtaaaagttttttcaatattgatTCAGGATTATCAATGTATAATGattatattcaaaatgTATCTTCTCAAATCAATCctgaaactaaaaaatcATCTAAAGGGTTATTAACAGAGTCAATAATATTAggatttttaattaataatgatcGTGAATTTGCATctttaatatttgataaagctatagaaaatcaaataattaaagatgaattagaaattagtcaaattaaaaaaatttttaaaatttataGTGATTgctttattgataatgaaatttggGAAAATCATgctcaattgaaaatgatagATGTTGCCTTGAAATATATAGAGAATATTGATTCCATAAAGTATTAA
- the LYS1 gene encoding saccharopine dehydrogenase (NAD+, L-lysine-forming) (Saccharopine dehydrogenase (biosynthetic); enzyme of alpha-aminoadipate lysine biosynthesis pathway; functionally complements S. cerevisiae lys1 mutation; fungal-specific (no human or murine homolog)) has protein sequence MSKSPVILHLRAETKPLEARAALTPSTTKQLLDAGFEIYVEESSQSTFDIKEYEAVGAKIVPEGSWKTAPKERIIFGLKELPENETFPLIHEHIQFAHCYKDQAGWQDVLKRFPQGNGILYDLEFLENDQGRRVAAFGFYAGFAGAAIGVLDWSFKQLNGNTKGTKGEGEGGELPGVTPYPNENELIKDVKIELEKALTKNGGQYPKCLVIGALGRCGSGAIDLFKKIGIPDDNIAKWDMAETAKGGPFQEIVDSDIFINCIYLSKPIPPFINKEILNNENRKLTTIVDVSAXXXXXXXXXXXXXXXXXFNEPTVEVKLDKGPKLSVCSIDHLPSLLPREASEFFAKDLMPSLLELPNRDTSPVWVRAKQLFDKHVARLDKE, from the coding sequence ATGTCTAAATCACCAGTTATTCTTCATTTAAGAGCAGAAACTAAACCATTAGAAGCTAGAGCTGCTTTAACTCCTTCTACTACTAAACAATTACTCGATGCtggatttgaaatttatgTTGAAGAATCTTCTCAATCTACTTTTGATATTAAAGAATATGAAGCTGTTGGTGCTAAAATAGTACCTGAAGGTTCATGGAAAACTGCTCCTAAAGAGAgaattatttttggtttaaaAGAATTACCTGAAAATGAAACTTTCCCATTAATTCATGAACATATTCAATTTGCTCATTGTTATAAAGATCAAGCTGGTTGGCAAGATGTTTTAAAAAGATTCCCACAAGGTAATGGTATATTATATGATTTAGAATTTTTAGAAAATGATCAAGGTAGAAGAGTTGCTGCCTTTGGATTTTATGCTGGATTTGCTGGGGCTGCCATTGGGGTATTAGATTGGAgttttaaacaattgaatggTAATACTAAAGGTACTAAAGGTGAAGGTGAAGGTGGTGAATTACCTGGGGTGACTCCATATcctaatgaaaatgaattaattaaagatgttaaaattgaattagaaaaagcTTTAACTAAAAATGGGGGTCAATATCCTAAATGTCTTGTTATTGGTGCCTTGGGTAGATGTGGATCTGGTGccattgatttatttaaaaaaattggtatccctgatgataatattgCTAAATGGGATATGGCTGAAACTGCTAAAGGTGGTCCATtccaagaaattgttgatctggatattttcattaattgtatttatttatcTAAACCAATCCCAccatttattaataaagaaattttgaataatgaaaatagaaaattgactactattgttgatgtttcTGCTGNNNNNNNNNNNNNNNNNNNNNNNNNNNNNNNNNNNNNNNNNNNNNNNNNTTTCAATGAACCAACCGTTGAAGTTAAACTTGATAAAGGTCCTAAATTATCAGTATGttcaattgatcatttACCTTCTTTATTACCTAGAGAAGCTTCAGAATTTTTTGCTAAAGATTTAATGCCATCATTATTGGAATTACCAAATAGAGATACTTCTCCAGTATGGGTTAGAGCTaaacaattatttgataaacaCGTTGCCAGACTTGATAAAGAGTAG
- the ABZ1 gene encoding 4-amino-4-deoxychorismate synthase (Ortholog(s) have 4-amino-4-deoxychorismate synthase activity, role in para-aminobenzoic acid biosynthetic process and cytosol, nucleus localization), translating to MSGKKKKTQKKLKKIQTPIFPSINTNPRLTPIAPPLVSMILLIDSYDSFTNNLAHLLKESTGQEVITIHNDSFKPNEYETFYTQYLPLFQFIVIGPGPGHPAIESDIGIISWLIKKFQQQHQENDNNVVPILGICLGFQSLCYEFGNDVSRLQKVKHGQVYDIYPVSKSELFPDDESPFGSVRYHSLYVENTNDEIIPLAYCYEPSETDSQDKQKQKQTNKILMAMKHKKFPFYGVQYHPESICSSKGSDLIKNFNDIAQQYNEIYRPNVFKQNKVSNWLDNHAVHEDYLIKDGKFISNELHNIYFQKLQLDKEILPIDVCDYFYQQNSDDKCNFILLNSASIPGEWSIIGLPTIGESEIITHSVDDENHIYLSQFGSKTNEKQTLDGTDTVWNFIANKMQKAYISRETIKSKLNDYGKRELPFWGGYMGLISYEEGQHVIINKISNICQNGTTTTTTTTPDLKMVFITRFIAFDHVTKNWFIVAINDNDGTNWGQQIINDLHKVEKINLDNIPDSVNKLATKGDEDLIDFELPNRDIYKKQFNQCQEYLHSGDSYELCLTTQSKIHLPSYIQPWDIYKVLTLHKNPSPFSCFMDFDDCCLISSSPERFLSWKDDITSGNNNKIVQLRPIKGTVKNTDEITHEIATKILKTPKEMGENLMIVDLIRHDLYQFTDEVEVSQLMTVEEYKTVFQLVSVIQGKLYKEGYHGIDLLHRSLPPGSMTGAPKKRSVELLQDIESMQKNFVGGRRGIYSGVVGYWSITDDSDWSVIIRSVFHYSNDKENNPKTKLWRIGAGGAITVLSDVDDEWDEMMLKLTSALQAFK from the coding sequence atgagtggaaaaaaaaaaaaaactcaaaaaaaactcaaaaaaattcaaacacCGATATTCCCATCAATCAACACCAATCCACGATTAACACCCATTGCCCCTCCATTGGTTTCGATGATTCTTCTTATTGATTCATACGATTCTTTTACTAATAATCTTGCtcatttattaaaagaaagtACTGGGCAAGAAGTAATAACTATTCATAATGATTCATTCAAACCTAATGAATATGAAACTTTTTATACCCAATATCTTCcattgtttcaattcataGTAATTGGTCCAGGACCAGGACATCCAGCAATTGAATCTGACATTGGAATTATTAGTTGGTTAATTAAAAagtttcaacaacaacaccaagaaaatgataataatgttgTACCTATATTGGGGATTTGTCTTGGATTTCAAAGTTTATGTTATGAATTTGGTAATGATGTATCAAGATTACAGAAAGTGAAGCATGGTCAAGTTTATGATATTTATCCTGTATCCAAGAGTGAATTGTTTCCTGATGATGAATCACCATTTGGAAGTGTTAGATATCATTCATTGTATGTTGAGAATACTAATGATGAGATCATCCCCTTGGCTTATTGTTATGAACCACTGGAAACTGATTCACAAGATAAGCAGAAACAGAAGCAgacaaataaaattttgatgGCAATGAAACATAAGAAGTTCCCATTTTATGGAGTTCAATATCATCCAGAATCTATATGTTCATCTAAAGGTTCAGAtttgatcaaaaattttaatgatattgCCCAACAATACAATGAAATATATAGACCAAACGtatttaaacaaaataaagtaTCAAATTGGTTGGATAATCATGCCGTTCATGAAgattatttaattaaagatggtaaatttatttcaaatgaattacacaatatttatttccagaaattacaattggataaagaaatattaCCCATTGATGTATGTGATTATTTTTACCAACAGAATAGCGACGACAAATGTAATTtcatattattaaattcagCGTCAATACCTGGTGAATGGTCAATTATTGGGTTACCAACTATTGGAGAAAGTGAAATTATCACTCATTCAGTCGATGATGAGAATCACATTTATTTATCACAATTTGGATCTAAAAccaatgaaaaacaaacgTTAGACGGCACCGACACAGTTTGGAATTTCATTGCCAATAAAATGCAAAAGGCATATATATCACGTGAAACAATCAAactgaaattgaatgattatGGCAAGCGTGAATTACCATTTTGGGGAGGTTATATGGGTTTAATTTCATATGAAGAAGGACAACATGTGATAATCAACAAGATATCCAATATTTGCCAAAatggaacaacaacaacaacaacaacaactccagatttgaaaatggtGTTTATTACCAGATTTATAGCATTTGATCACGTGACAAAGAATTGGTTTATTGTTGCTATTAATGACAATGATGGTACTAATTGGGgtcaacaaataataaatgatttgCATAAAGTTGAGAAGATCAACCTTGATAATATTCCAGATTCAGTCAATAAATTGGCTACAAAAGGTGATGAggatttaattgattttgaattacCAAATCGTGATATTTATAAGaaacaattcaatcaatgtCAAGAATATCTTCATTCCGGTGATTCATATGAATTATGTCTTACTACTCAACTGAAAATTCATTTACCCCTGTATATACAACCATGGGATATTTATAAAGTGTTGACTCTTCATAAAAATCCTTCAccattttcttgttttatggattttgatgattgttgtttgatttcttcatctcCAGAAAGATTTTTATCTTGGAAAGATGATATTACACTgggcaacaacaacaaaatagtTCAACTTAGACCTATCAAGGGGACAGTGAAAAATACTGATGAAATAACTCATGAAATTGCCACCAAGATCCTTAAAACACCGAAAGAAATGGGTGAAAACCTtatgattgttgatttgattagacatgatttatatcaatttactgatgaagttgaagttTCCCAATTAATGACAGTTGAAGAATATAAAACGGTTTTCCAATTGGTTAGTGTTATTCAGGGGAAACTTTATAAAGAAGGATATCATGGAATTGATCTTTTACATCGATCATTACCACCAGGATCAATGACGGGGGCACCAAAGAAAAGATCAGTAGAATTATTACAAGATATTGAATCgatgcaaaaaaattttgttggtGGTAGAAGAGGGATATATAGTGGTGTTGTTGGATATTGGTCAATCACTGATGATTCCGATTGGTCAGTTATTATAAGATCGGTTTTCCATTATTCtaatgataaagaaaacaacCCTAAAACCAAACTTTGGAGAATTGGAGCAGGTGGTGCCATCACGGTTTTAAGTGATGTGGATGATGAATGGGATGAAATGATGTTAAAGTTGACTAGTGCATTACAAGCATtcaaatag
- the XKS1 gene encoding xylulokinase (Putative xylulokinase; Hap43-repressed; induced by prostaglandins; rat catheter biofilm repressed), whose translation MTDYSNSKSLFLGFDLSTQQLKIIITDENLTPLDTYNVEFDSQFKSKYTKINKGVITGDDGEVISPVAMWLDAINYVFDEMQKSKFPFDKVVGISGSGQQHGSVYWSGEANELLNDLIPCKELSSQLQDAFSWGYSPNWQDHSTVKEAEDFHKAIGKEHLAEISGSRAHLRFTGLQIRKFITRSHSKEYESTSRISLVSSFVTSILLGEIAPLEESDACGMNLYDIQKSQYDEELLALAAGVHTEIDNVSKEDPKYKKSIDQLKQKLGEISPITYKSSGKISKYFVDTYGFNSDCKIYSFTGDNLATILSLPLQPNDCLISLGTSTTVLIITSNYEPSSQYHLFKHPTLPDHYMGMLCYCNGSLAREKARDQVNKKHNVSDNKSWDKFNEILDHNKDFNGKLGIYFPLGEIIPQAPAQTIRAVLEDNGEITPCELDSHGFTVDDDASAIVDSQTLSCRLRAGPMLSKSSTTKNGKTNSSEELQQLYDNLVDKFGELSTDGKKQSFESLTARPNRCYYVGGASNNTSIITKMGSIFGPTNGNYKVEIPNACALGGAYKASWSYKCELENKMIGYDEYIGKLFDTNDELESFKVDDKWEEYFTGVGMLAKMEETLLKQ comes from the coding sequence ATGACAGACTattccaattcaaaatcattatttttgggatttgatttatcgactcaacaattgaaaattataattactGATGAAAACCTTACTCCATTAGATACTTATaatgttgaatttgattctcaattcaaatctaaatatacaaaaatcaataagGGAGTAATTACTGGTGATGATGGAGAAGTTATAAGTCCAGTAGCCATGTGGTTGGATGCCATTAATTATGTTTTCGATGAAATGCAAAAAAGTAAATTCCCCTTTGATAAAGTTGTTGGGATCAGTGGATCAGGACAACAACATGGATCGGTTTATTGGAGTGGGGAAgctaatgaattattaaatgatttaattccTTGTAAAGAATTATCTAGTCAATTACAAGATGCATTTTCATGGGGGTATTCACCAAATTGGCAAGATCATTCTACTGTGAAAGAAGCAGAAGATTTCCATAAAGCCATTGGTAAAGAACATTTAGCAGAAATTAGTGGATCTAGAGCTCATTTAAGATTTACCGGATTACAAATCAGAAAATTTATTACGAGATCTCATAGTAAAGAATATGAATCAACGTCAAGAATTTCATTAGTATCATCATTTGTTACTAGTATTTTGTTAGGAGAAATTGCTCCATTAGAAGAAAGTGATGCTTGTGGAATGAATCTTTATGATATTCAAAAGAGTCAATACgatgaagaattgttgGCATTAGCTGCTGGTGTACACactgaaattgataatgtttCTAAAGAAGATCcgaaatataaaaaatcaattgatcaacttaaacaaaaattagGAGAAATTTCACCCATTACATATAAATCATCAGggaaaatttcaaaatattttgttgatacttatggtttcaattctgattgtaaaatttattcatttacTGGGGATAATTTGgcaacaattttatcattaccTTTACAACCTAAtgattgtttaatttcattaggGACTTCCACCACGGTATTGATCATTACTAGTAATTATGAACCGTCATCACAATATCATCTTTTTAAACACCCAACATTACCTGATCATTATATGGGTATGCTTTGTTATTGTAATGGATCTTTAGCTAGAGAAAAAGCTCGTGATCAAGTAAACAAGAAGCATAATGTATCCGACAATAAAAGTTGGGATaaattcaatgaaattttggatCATAATAAAGATTTTAATGGGAAATTAGGAATTTATTTCCCCTTGGGAGAAATTATCCCTCAAGCACCAGCACAAACCATTAGAGCTGTATTGGAAGATAATGGAGAAATTACTCCTTGTGAATTAGATAGTCATGGTTTCactgttgatgatgatgccTCAGCAATTGTTGATTCTCAAACATTAAGTTGCCGATTAAGAGCAGGACCAATGTTAAGTAAATCATCCACCACTAAGAATGGGAAAACCAACTCCTCTGAGGAGTTACAACAATTATACGACAATTTGGTGGATAAATTTGGTGAATTATCAACTGATGGGAAAAAACAATCATTTGAATCATTAACTGCAAGACCCAATAGATGTTATTATGTTGGTGGAGCTTCTAATAATACTAGTATAATTACCAAGATGGGATCAATTTTTGGTCCTACTAACGGTAATTATAAAGTAGAAATTCCTAATGCTTGTGCCTTGGGTGGTGCTTATAAAGCTAGTTGGTCATATAAATGtgaattagaaaataaaatgattgGTTATGATGAATATATTGggaaattatttgatactaatgatgaattagaaagttttaaagttgatgataaatGGGAAGAGTATTTCACTGGTGTTGGAATGTTAGCAAAAATGGAAGAAACATTgttaaaacaataa